The nucleotide window TACTTTCCCTGAGTTTAAAAAGATTGGCCAAGAATCTCAACAGCAGGGCGCATGTGATTCACAAGGGGGAGATCCCTCCTTGGTTTCATCGCGAGGAATTCCACGCTCGGAGAAGTTCCCGCTGAGCACGAGGCACCCCCAGGTGGGTAGCAAGCCGAGCATCGACAGCATCAGCGCTGTGAAGTGCGAGTTTGACTTTCATTTGAGAACATCCCCTCCTAAATGAATATTTCCTTTTGTGCGTCATGCGTAATTTCCAAACTTGGAAACGTTGGACATCTTTTGATTCCAGTACCTTACTAACACAACGGAAGACCGCAGATATATGACACTGTGTTTAGATAAAACACAACTCTTCAGAAATGTAGGAACGGATTTGCTGCCTCTATTTTTTACTATAGATAGGAAAGGGCGGGGCTAATGGTTTGGCGTTTGCCCCAGACACGTGTAATGCGCCAAGGAGGAACTGTGTCACATGTACAGGTCATAATGTATAGGCTATTGACCCGGAACTTTAACACTACAAATCATCTTTAACCCCAAGTTTACACCCAGGCTTATACACCAAGGCttataaaaaatatttgaaaTCAATAGGCATGTCTGCCTTATTTTGTAACTGCCTTTTATCTGTTTTGCTTGTATGTGTTCTGACTGTAGTCAATCCCGTACAAATAAACAGTTTGTTTTTAATCCATTAACTTGTTTTgtgtaaaaaagaaagagatagcAGTATGTATCTCACAAGTTGAATACCTTGAATGATCAGGGTTCCATGTTCAGCGCCAGCGTTATGGACTAAACCTACAGCTGAGGGAAAGGGTTGACATCATTTCACGAGCCAGGTCAGGCATCCTTTTCTATCGTGAATATCCACTATCCGTCATCTGACATCCCTCATAATTTACTGCAAAGACTAGAATAGTACAGCACCCCTTTTTAACATGCACTGCTTCAATGACGGAAAGAGTGCGTGCACGAGCCAATGGCACAGCAGAGCCTTCAGTAGGTGAGAGTCTCGGCAAGTGCCGGGTTTAGCACGGTCATCATCAGAGCTCTCACACACTGCGCAGTGTCCTCACGCATGAGTTCACACACTCTGcacggtgtgtgagagagcgcgtCACCAGACTGCAAGCCACGCACACTCACAATAGAAGCAGCTGCAACCTTGCCTAGAagcggtgggggaggggagaaacgaTTCCCCCCCATACACATCACCTCTACTTAGCTGCAAGCACGGAGTAGGAAACAACAGCATTGCGGGAACAACTGAATGCGGCCAACTGCTTTTGGTGACCGAACTTCTTAAAGGAAACTTCTCTCATTTGTCAAATGCGCGCCAGGGTCAACGCTGCGTATTGTTAACGCTTACCGGCATTATGAGAATGTGCACTAAAAACACTGTTTCGCCGTCGTCGCCACAAACCTAAAGCCACCCCTAACTGTCGGTATTTCGGGGAGTCCTAAAAACGCAGGAACCTACAGCTACTGCGGTGAACCCCGGATGCTATCACACACCTGGAGATTTGCTGCATTCGCGATGATCTGAGAGCGTGACTCCCGGGCGCTGAGCAGCGGCatccctctcgccccctctttcgctctctctctctctctctctctctctctctctctctctctctctttccatccctcccctctctttctttctctctctccgtaggTCCACTACAGGCTACAAGTCAGTTAGCCGTTTTAGCCAGAACCATGGAGAGGCTTGGTTTCAGGACCCTGGTCAGCGGCAGAGTTttgctgtgtgtgcttggtaAGCGCTTTGCTAGTGTGTACTGTAAGTGCGTGTGATGGGGTGTTGCTCGCGTTAACTGACAGAATTTCAGTCGTGACTCCTCACTGCAGTCCGTGTGATGTTAGgcttaatgtgtgtatgtgtgtgtatgtgtgtgtgtgtatgtgtgctctcGCTTGCGCgcgttgtttatgtgtgtatgtatttatgcGTGTCAATGTGTATCGACAGATTCCCCGTTACATACTCTCTCCAACGGTCGAGAGGCACTTTGAGTGGGTAAAAAAGTATAATGATAATGCAAGTCATTGATTGTTAGTATTCATAGCACATACGGTAGGCTATTACATCACGACCATCTTTTAGACTCGATTGTGGTCTGTCTTCTTCCTCTGCCAAATCACTTGCAGCCCCGGAGATTGCGTCCAAGGAATGTGATTGTCATTAATCTGCCCCTCGTGACTTTTGAGAGAATAACTTTGTGACGACTAACCTTTCAGTCCTCTGTCAGCTCTTTTGCTGATTCTGCATTTTTGCTCATATGGCAAGCAATGAGCAATATACACGTCTAAAGCCTATATCTAAAATAGATCTCATTCCATTTTATTATAGATTCTCTATTCTCTATTTTCCATTCTGGTATCTATTCTATTCAACTTCAGACTTTTCTATTTTATGCTGACCCAGCCTCACTGTTGGCAGGTATCCTGGCCCGGTCCAAGGTTCTTgctgagcaggagggagagaacctCTCCGGTCTCTCCACAAACCCGGACAAAGGAATCTATGCAGTTCGGGAAAACGGGACGACCTGTCTCATGGTGGAATTTGCTGTTCGGTTTGTGGTCCCGTATGATGTGCTGGCGCTAAACGGGATTGATGTAAGGGTCATTTGGGTCTTCTTAGAGCTTAACGCAAATCATGGATGTTTCAAAATGTCTCTATAGGAGCACAGATGTTTGTTGATTCAGCAAACTTCACGGTAACATGACCTGTTTCCTCGCATAGTAATGTAGCCTAGGTCAAAGGTCGCTTTGATGTTAGgccttttatattttattgcattTTGACGCATTGGCTGCCCTTCTGTATGCCGTTCAAAGCATTCATAGGCCGTATGCATTGAGCAACTTGTCTATGATTGTTCAGATTAGCCTATCCGAGAAATTATCCTTTATAATCAGAATTACACCATAAGTAGCCTTTTTTCTTTTATCCTTTCTTGTAGTTGATAACGGAACAGTCCTATCTAGCACTGCCTCGTGGCGCGGAGATCGAGGGAAAGTGCGGGAGCACGGAGGCGGAGATTCACATCTCGTGGAAGAATAACGCCTACACGCTCCGTATCTACTTCACAAAGGTGGGCGAGATAGGGAAAGGCTCTAGAATCCCAAATCACATCCTCTCCCGAGGGAGTCTTCAACAAATGTTTAAACATAAGAAGATGATGCAAAGAGAATGTATTTTGAAAATCTGGAAATCCTTCGTGTGAAGGATGACGTTTTGTTGACTGTGTTATAGGAATTCCGTGACCAGGAAAATGAAGTGTGGAAGTTTAGCAAGGTCCAGTTCGTTTATGACACGTCGGAGACATCCAATTTCATCAACGCTTACAACCGTGAGTAGGCTAACCCACTCAGCAGTTCTCATTCAAAAGTAATTTCACAGATGCAGTACACACAGTTACAAAATCTATCCAGGCATACTTTTACAACGTATTTAGATGTTTATTTTTGTAAATGTATAAGCTAAAGCTTACTTATAGACTTCACACGCATTATTATCGTATTATCATTAATAAagttattcttattattttgtAGTCTTATTATTTAGGTTATTTCTATTATTTTGCATATTATTTATGTGCTTATCATCCATGGGTCACAAAATAAGGGTACACTGCATAAAACCGCATTTTCATTTGTCTAAATGCGTTCTATCGATCCattgttttttaaattatacTGAAAGCAGTAAATCAAGTATATTTGCTATTGAGCTATACATTTAATAATTATGCAATATGTTATATTTAATTTACCTCTGTACAAAATGAATGTCTACAATTTAATGCTTTACTGGCCACCTGGACTCTGAATGGCTTTTGCTATTTTCGTCTTTAGAAAACAAATTTTGAAATAGGTTGATGCTTGTCTAGTTCTGTGTTTCTGACATAGTATAAAATGGCATATATTGACAACTTGTATTTACTTTTAGACATATTTAAGGCATTTCTGCTTTATTTTGATAGTGACAGTGTAGAGGGACAGGAGGGAAtgtagggaagagaggggagaacatGCAGGGAATAGCCAGGGCTGGAGcgctgtgtgtgaaagagagaaagagagagaatgagagagaaagagagagggagagagaaagagagagggagggagagagagagaaagaggagagtgggggggaaggTACCAAGACAGAtcatgaaaaaaagaaagcaaaAGTGAGACACAAAAGATATTAGTATATATCATTACCCACCTATTTCTACCTTCACCTTCTCAGAAGTTAACCTCctgtcgtcgtcgtcccccccccccccccccctttcccacaGCTGGGAAACACACTGCCAACTCCCACCACCTGTCTGCGCTAGTGACCCCTGCTGGCCGCTCGTATGTCTGCCAggcccagcagaccctcaccctCATCTCCACCGACCACCAGAAGGGAGTGACGGTTGCCATGAGCGACATCCAGATCCAGCCCTTCGACATCAACTCTGACTTCATCTTTAGTGAACGTGAGTCACATTAGCGTTGCGTACGGTCTGCAATGATGATGCGATGATGATGACAGTCGGGACGACCCGATGATGtaaaggtgatgatgatggtgacaaTGATGATGAAGATAAGCCTTACATGACAGTCCTGTTGGAGCTGTTATATCACTTTGCAGTTGCTGTTAAAAAATCCCTAGATAGatagtctctctttctttctctcactctctccctccctcatcctggggggaggggggggggatactgCTGCAGTAGGAAGAACAAAccagagctgcagagagagagagggagaaagagaccgaaagagagagaggtcattAGGACTTTATGAGGTAGTTATATCCTTGTCCTCCATGCAGGTCTGATGTCTGTGCTTATGTACTAATGTCCTCTAAAGCATGGCACCCTATGGAGCCTGGCTGTTTCCACTGTAAACTAGCCTCCATTTCACATGGAGCTGGTTTCTGTGCGATTAGGACCCTTAACATGTCTCTGAGGTGTTGTGCTCCTAGTCTTGACCTTTGACTTCATGTCAAAGCTTTCATTCTCCTACTAACTCactctcagggtgtgtgtgtgtgtgtgtttgtgtgtgtgtgcatttgaagGTATCAGGTTTGAGCTCATTTCACCTGATAAGGGCATCAGTAACAGTTGATTGAATACTAGAGTCTTGGAACGCAATGACagcacacacgtgcaaacacaGATCTAATTTTCTATGGTGTCTGTTTCTTTTACAGCTTTTAAATG belongs to Osmerus mordax isolate fOsmMor3 chromosome 8, fOsmMor3.pri, whole genome shotgun sequence and includes:
- the lamp5 gene encoding lysosome-associated membrane glycoprotein 5, with translation MERLGFRTLVSGRVLLCVLGILARSKVLAEQEGENLSGLSTNPDKGIYAVRENGTTCLMVEFAVRFVVPYDVLALNGIDLITEQSYLALPRGAEIEGKCGSTEAEIHISWKNNAYTLRIYFTKEFRDQENEVWKFSKVQFVYDTSETSNFINAYNPGKHTANSHHLSALVTPAGRSYVCQAQQTLTLISTDHQKGVTVAMSDIQIQPFDINSDFIFSEPFKCITDQRERLEETLPLVLGFILCLIIGITLTVYHFHLKLTAQQQPQLPRDRSMYKNM